In Caretta caretta isolate rCarCar2 chromosome 11, rCarCar1.hap1, whole genome shotgun sequence, the sequence agaaagaatccAGGACTTTGCTTTTGAGTCCGTTTTAttctacaaataataaatgttgcaCCTTTCATGAGCTATCCAAGTAAAACAATAATCCCATAGGAATTACTTAcactaagaaaaaaataacataTTAAGAGAAATGCAACATTCGATCAAATGTCCAATACTATGTTGTTGCAAATGGATGAATGTTTCTAAAATCCCAGTGTGCATTACAGGCATAATATACAGGATTACAAACAAAATTACAGTACAGATTGATTCCAGTTGAACCAGCATTACATTTCAGACAGCACTTATTCTGGACTGCATTGTACATGCAATAGCTATTGTTCTAATTACGGGTTAAATGGTTTGAATTTGTTTTAAGCTACTGTACTAATTGACTACAATAGGTATATATAGCCCAACGTTAACATCCGGATTAGTTTTAGGCTCCAATTCATAATAGGAGTATGTGACAAACCACCGATTGTGTGAATATGTATAAAATCATGCATTTATATTGTCTGGAAacattaatattttcaaattctcttCAAAATTACGGAATGCAAAGGGGTTCAAAGACTTAAAAGAAACAGTGCAAATTGTATGTGATAGTCAAGCAGCTTTTGATTCTAGAAGGGTGTTGGCATTTGCTTATAATATTTATATACAAGTTTGTGCAAGTAATGTGTTGAATTGACATGTTTTAATAGAAAATAAGTATCTCGTTCTTATATCCTCTCAAGAATTAGAGATCTGGTTCTAATTGTAAGGGGGGGACATAAATTCATGGGAAAGAAATTGCCAGGACTGTGCATTTTGTTAGCGATTTGAAAAGAAAGAAGTGCTAAGGCAACATAACTTTTCTAAGCACTTTTCTGCTGGTTTAAATTAGTTAAATTATTTTGTATAAATTAGATATAATTCTACTTTTCCGATATGTATAAAAATTGATGAAGCTGCATGGTTTAAAATAGGAAATCCACGTTATAAAAAGTCATTAAAAATTCTGTACAAAATCACAACAAAATAAATTCAGCATGGGAAAGGTAACAAGTAGTAAAATGTTGGTTGAAaaatatagatttatatatattttgtaatTGGCCCATTACTAGTTTAAAAATTGCATAGATCCTAATTATTGCTTGTGATTTTGTTATCCCGATCAGATAATTAAAACGATCTGAATACCCCCTACACCACATTTACAGTGTAGTTTTCAAGAGCTATTAGAAAATAATACAGAAGGTGAACAGGAACTTTGCATCCCGGTTTCACCTAAAGGCAGAAACGACAATAAATACATATATCACTTGAATCTTGGAGTATTTGCACTTCGCAGCAGTGGTACCCAAAGGGCTGCCCTTTGTAAACAAGTCAGTCACTGTACATACAGTCGATTTGTTTCCTTCTCTGTGGTGACGCTGATGCGCTTTGAAGGGTTAATCGTGAAAGATGGCATTGAGCTGGGCACTCATGACTCGTTCGTGATGGGAATGGCTCTCATAGGGCATAATGTTGTCCATGGGGATCTCACAGCGAGAGGCAGAGCCAGAGAAGATTGATCCGTGGCCTGAGGCTCCTGCCAGAGTAGCTGCGGGATAGTGCATGGTAAAGGCATAATTTTTATCGAACTCGTTGGAAGGTTCATGTTTGAAAGAGAAGTTCCCATTGATGCTGAGGGGCGGGCTGAGGGGTCCGTCAAAGGAAGGGCTGGTGCAATCAGTGAGGGTGCTTTCAAAAAATGGCTCCAGAGTAGCCCCAAACGAGTGCGGAGGCTTCACGTGGAAGATATGGGAGCTGTCCATGGTGCCATAGGGCGGACTGGGAAGACCCGGGGACTGGTAGGCGTAAGGATGCACTGGGAAGGAAGCACTGGCCGGCTGCATGTGGGGCGGCATGTCTTGGTTCTGCTCGGGAAGGAAAGTCCTGGGGTTGAGCTGGAGGCAGCCGGCTACTAAGTTGGTAGTGGGTTGGGACAAGCCCTTGCACAGGGTCTGTACAAATGAAACGAGGTCCGGGCTCTTGCCGGAGCGCAGGATCTCGGAGAGCGCCCAGATATAGTTCTTGGCCAAGCGCAGGGTCTCGATCTTGGAGAGCTTCTGCGTCTTGGAGTAACAGGGCACCACCTTGCGCAGGTTGTCCAGAGCCGCGTTCAGCCCATGCATGCGGTTCCGCTCCCGGGCATTAGCCTTCATGCGCCTCAGCTTGAACCTCTCCATGCGCGCCTtagtcatcttcttcttcttgggACCCCGTCTTTTGGGCTTTTGATCATcgtcttcttcctcttcctcttcttcctcctcttcctctaaGTCGTcgtcttcatcctcctcctcgcCATTTCTCAGCGAGTCCTCTTCGGTCTCGGCTTGCATGGCTTCGAGATCCTCCTCTTTCTTGTCCACCTCGTGTTCCTCGTCCTGAGAGCTGAGGCACTCATCGGTCCAGCTCGGGGGACCCTGGGGCTCCCCCATCAGCCCGCTCTCGCTGTACGATTTGGTCATTTTTGAAGTCCTGCATTTAAGAGGGGACGAAAAGAGAAGAAACACTTTAAACAGAAGAAACAcaaccctcctcccacagccGTCCCTCTCTCTTTCCATATATACaaaatgtgtgtgggggtgtacaAAGGCATTATGTTTCCCCCAAAATAAGAAATTAAACTTTTAATTGTGCCTGCGCTTCTCGCTTATAATTGATGTATTTATGTTCCAATGCCATTATGTAACTTGCTAATATTAGCGGGGAATATAAATggattatgcagaagaaaatgtgACTGACACAATCGGAGTACATGAAGCAGTTTTGTGAACGTTTGCAGATTCTACGGGAAAAAAGTTGTAAACAAAGGTCCAGTAACCACAGGTTTTATTCATTTTCTTGCTCTCCTTTTCCTCCCACCGCCTCCCTATAGTAGCTGCAATTCCCCCCCTGGTACTATAGCCAGAATGCAATCTCCAGAACTGTTCAGAGCCAAGCAAGGCTCAGCTCTCCAGATGGGGGATCAGGTGTGACACTCTCTCTAAAAAACTGTCCGCCTGAAAACTACTGGTTCCTTTCATTTCAGGATTCTCAAAGTTCTGCTGAGCCCTTTCACAAAGAGATGAAACCGAGCATCATTCGCAGAACGGCAGCGTTCCATGCTGGCAAAGTCTCTGCCGAGGTGAGCGCAAGGGCGTCAGTGCAACAATTGAATGAGTGCAGTGCTGTGAGTGGCTTCTGAAGCCTTGGGTATCTCCGACACTGTAACAGGTAGCAGCTCTTGCAGTTCCTGCgcgcttttctctctctcctctccaaacTCTTCACCACTTACCTAAACGAACCTCCAAGCCCGATTTACACTACAGCAGCTTTACCATAAACTGCAGCTGTATTTCTTCCAACGTCTTCTCCCAACAACCCTCTCTGCTTATGGGAAATAATACCCTTCTCATTCAAACCTTTTGACCATCAAGTCCATTCTGCAATTAACTCCCCGTATTACCTCTAGTCCCACTACCCCTCAAAAATATAAGTGGTAAATTACAAAACAGACAGAAAACAATGATATTCAGACCAAATTTACACTGGGgcttgaggaagaggaggaatacCAACTAAATATGTGAAAAAATTAAtcggggttgtttttttttaaaccccaggTTCCCATAATCGCAATCTGGGGAAATAATGTTTTAGAATGAAACACACTGAGCTACTGGGGCATTACATTGTTTCCGTTGTAGGCAGattaaaaaactacattaaacacCCACACATTGTAGCTCGATACAGCTGCAGGTATCTGTACTGCAATTCTGTTTCGGAGGAGAAAATCGGGGGTTATAATTACCTTCTTTTTTTTAGCGTGTCCTTTGCAGTGATGGTCTCATAACCCTGTTACTCCTGGAGAGCTCTCCTGTGTGAGggtgttttctcttttttc encodes:
- the NEUROD1 gene encoding neurogenic differentiation factor 1 is translated as MTKSYSESGLMGEPQGPPSWTDECLSSQDEEHEVDKKEEDLEAMQAETEEDSLRNGEEEDEDDDLEEEEEEEEEEEDDDQKPKRRGPKKKKMTKARMERFKLRRMKANARERNRMHGLNAALDNLRKVVPCYSKTQKLSKIETLRLAKNYIWALSEILRSGKSPDLVSFVQTLCKGLSQPTTNLVAGCLQLNPRTFLPEQNQDMPPHMQPASASFPVHPYAYQSPGLPSPPYGTMDSSHIFHVKPPHSFGATLEPFFESTLTDCTSPSFDGPLSPPLSINGNFSFKHEPSNEFDKNYAFTMHYPAATLAGASGHGSIFSGSASRCEIPMDNIMPYESHSHHERVMSAQLNAIFHD